From Triticum aestivum cultivar Chinese Spring chromosome 4A, IWGSC CS RefSeq v2.1, whole genome shotgun sequence, a single genomic window includes:
- the LOC123088479 gene encoding uncharacterized protein yields MDFSDLTSGASDTNPFTTPPSLLSVPLSTILTLNIHGQIPVTLHLNPPNFKLWCSFFYSLFMSYGISDHIDGTVIAKSRRHDVAWTQVDWCTVGWLYTMISAELQGMVPQDHPSAYTLWTAICSLFLDNRTQHGLIALEEFHSLRQEHLSVMEYFTRLQTLADTLRDCDMGVTDRGLVSNMLRGLSNKFSHAISTMTYDETKLPTFLQARSYLLQEERRIDRAAAHEPATALHAAARAPAAPAPTAAPPPAPAPPAPSSSNGGHRGRKRRKGGNGGPGGAGGIAGYGAASGPGGAGGSAPGFFPNTGPPSGAGARSPSSWYPGFNPWTGTFQAWPVMPRPPGARVLGPRPAAQGLLASTGPGASTTPSGASWDMSSL; encoded by the coding sequence ATGGACTTCTCCGATCTGACCTCCGGCGCCTCGGACACCAATCCGTTCACCACACCACCCAGCCTTCTCTCTGTTCCCCTCTCTACCATTCTCACCCTCAACATCCATGGCCAGATCCCCGTCACCCTCCACCTCAATCCTCCAAACTTCAAACTCTGGTGCTCCTTCTTCTATTCTCTCTTCATGTCGTACGGCATCTCCGATCACATCGACGGAACAGTCATCGCCAAAAGTCGTCGTCATGATGTCGCCTGGACCCAGGTCGACTGGTGCACCGTGGGTTGGCTGTACACCATGATCTCCGCGGAGCTTCAAGGTATGGTTCCGCAAGACCACCCCTCTGCCTACACTCTCTGGACAGCCATCTGCAGCCTTTTTCTAGACAACCGCACCCAGCACGGCCTCATCGCCCTCGAGGAGTTCCATTCCCTTCGCCAAGAGCATCTCTCCGTCATGGAGTACTTCACCCGCCTGCAAACGCTGGCCGACACGCTCCGCGACTGTGACATGGGCGTCACGGATCGCGGCCTCGTCTCCAACATGCTGCGTGGCCTCTCCAACAAGTTCAGCCACGCCATCTCCACCATGACGTACGACGAGACGAAGCTCCCGACGTTCCTCCAGGCGCGCTCTTATCTTCTCCAGGAGGAGCGGCGCATCGATCGCGCCGCGGCTCACGAGCCGGCCACCGCTCTCCACGCCGCGGCTCGCGCTcccgccgcgcccgcgcccacCGCGGCGCCGCCACCAGCTCCTGCCCCTCCCGCCCCCAGCTCCTCCAACGGCGGTCACCGTGGCCGCAAGCGCCGCAAGGGTGGCAACGGCGGCCCCGGCGGTGCAGGCGGCATCGCTGGTTATGGCGCGGCCTCTGGCCCTGGCGGGGCTGGCGGATCTGCTCCCGGCTTCTTCCCCAACACCGGCCCCCCTTCCGGTGCCGGcgcgcgctctccgtcgtcctGGTACCCCGGGTTCAACCCCTGGACCGGCACTTTTCAAGCCTGGCCGGTGATGCCGCGCCCGCCCGGTGCCAGAGTGCTCGGCCCCCGCCCCGCCGCCCAGGGTCTTCTCGCCTCCACTGGCCCTGGCGCCTCGACCACACCTTCTGGCGCCTCCTGGGACATGTCATCGCTCTAG